A single Caretta caretta isolate rCarCar2 chromosome 2, rCarCar1.hap1, whole genome shotgun sequence DNA region contains:
- the LOC142070777 gene encoding uncharacterized protein LOC142070777, with protein sequence MQSSSAEVTMMESQNRKRAPAWTEREVRDLIAVWGEESVLSELRSSFRNAKTFLKISQGMKDRGHNRDPKQCRVKLKELRQAYQKTREANGRSGSEPQTCRFYDELHAILGGSATTTPAVLFDSFNGDGGNTEVGFGDEEDDEEEVVDSSQQASGETGFPDSQELFLTLDLEPVPPEPTQGCLLDSAGGEGTSAACVSMITGSSPSQRLVKLRKKKKRTRDEMFSELMLSSHTDRAQTNAWRQIMSECRKAQNDREERWRAEESKWRAEESKWRAEDRAEAQRWRQRDERRQDSMLRLLQDQTSMLQCMVELQQRQLEHRLPLQPLCNQPPSSPSSIASTPRRPRTRLLPRPADTAMETVLNQIVPCAEKEEFEKQSFKAKGHI encoded by the exons atgcagagctcatcagcagaggtgaccatgatggagtcccagaatcgcaaaagagctccagcatggactgaacgggaggtacgggatctgatcgctgtttggggagaggaatccgtgctatcagaactccgttccagttttcgaaatgccaaaacctttctgaaaatctcccagggcatgaaggacagaggccataacagggacccgaagcagtgccgcgtgaaactgaaggagctgaggcaagcctaccagaaaaccagagaggcgaacggccgctctgggtcagagccccaaacatgccgcttctatgatgagctgcatgccattttagggggttcagccaccactaccccagccgtgttgtttgactccttcaatggagatggaggcaatacagaagtaggttttggggacgaagaagatgatgaggaggaggttgtagatagctcacagcaagcaagcggagaaaccggttttcccgacagccaggaactgtttctcaccctagacctggagccagtaccccccgaacccacccaaggctgcctcctggactcagcaggtggagaagggacctctg ctgcatgtgtttcaatgatcacaggatcttctccttcccagaggctagtgaagcttagaaagaaaaaaaaacgcactcgcgatgaaatgttctccgagctcatgctgtcctcccacactgacagagcacagacgaatgcgtggaggcaaataatgtcagagtgcaggaaagcacaaaatgaccgggaggagaggtggagggctgaagagagtaagtggcgggctgaagagagtaagtggcgggctgaagacagggctgaagctcaaaggtggcggcagcgtgatgagaggaggcaggattcaatgctgaggctgctgcaggaccaaaccagtatgctccagtgtatggttgagctgcagcaaaggcagctggagcacagactgccactgcagcccctctgtaaccaaccgccctcctccccaagttccatagcctccacacccagacgcccaagaacacg